The following proteins come from a genomic window of Vallitaleaceae bacterium 9-2:
- a CDS encoding response regulator transcription factor has product MEKIKLLIADDLEVHIRRLERLIKEKPDLELVATARSGYEAVMMAAIHHPDIILMDIQMENNMAGIEAAKQINEKLGDIKIIMLTVHKDDNIIFAAFQTGIVDYILKTDTDDNILDAIYSAHKNLSPIRPMVAEKIRDEFQRMKESEQSILFVIKIISELTPSELKVLQLLSENKTRKEVAALRCVEVDTIKKQINSILKKFNKSNYKEVLKIINKLKIFDLIKDI; this is encoded by the coding sequence GTGGAAAAAATTAAACTTTTAATAGCAGATGATTTGGAAGTACATATTCGAAGACTCGAAAGACTCATTAAAGAAAAGCCGGATTTAGAATTAGTGGCAACCGCACGAAGTGGGTATGAGGCAGTTATGATGGCTGCTATTCATCACCCAGATATTATATTAATGGACATCCAAATGGAAAATAACATGGCAGGGATTGAAGCGGCAAAGCAAATCAATGAAAAACTGGGAGATATTAAGATAATTATGCTGACCGTTCATAAAGATGATAATATTATTTTTGCCGCATTTCAAACAGGCATCGTAGATTATATCCTAAAAACGGACACCGATGATAATATCTTAGATGCCATCTACTCAGCACACAAAAACCTATCGCCTATACGTCCAATGGTTGCTGAAAAAATACGGGATGAATTTCAACGCATGAAAGAAAGCGAGCAAAGTATATTGTTTGTAATCAAAATCATCTCAGAGCTTACACCAAGTGAACTCAAAGTTCTCCAGCTATTGTCAGAGAATAAGACGAGAAAAGAAGTCGCTGCATTAAGGTGTGTGGAAGTAGATACAATAAAAAAACAGATAAACAGTATCTTAAAAAAATTCAATAAAAGCAATTACAAGGAAGTACTAAAAATTATTAATAAGCTAAAGATTTTTGATCTTATCAAAGATATATAG
- a CDS encoding carbohydrate ABC transporter permease, which yields MVKDNTMKKVKQEQAWQITKRVLLYVFLAAISLIMIMPFLWMISASLKREIDVFAFPIQWIPETIKWENYKKIWTEMPFMTYYLNTIKIAGSVTVIQLFTCSLAAYAFSKIEFPGRDKIFLGYLSTMMIPYQVIMIPQFMIIRNLGLVDTHLALILTAAFNPFGVFLFRQFFMGIPEELSEAARIDGCSEFRIYAQVILPLGKAAAASLTIFTFVDRWNDFLGPLIYINSDRMKTLQLGMRNLQTELSSSYALLMAAAVCASIPTIIVYLLAQDFFVEGIAATGVKG from the coding sequence ATGGTAAAAGATAATACAATGAAAAAAGTAAAACAAGAACAAGCATGGCAGATTACAAAAAGAGTATTGTTATATGTTTTTTTGGCAGCCATCTCGTTAATAATGATTATGCCATTTTTATGGATGATTTCAGCTTCTTTAAAGAGAGAAATTGATGTTTTTGCGTTCCCCATTCAATGGATACCGGAGACGATAAAATGGGAAAACTATAAAAAGATATGGACAGAAATGCCATTTATGACGTATTATCTTAATACGATAAAAATAGCAGGTTCGGTAACCGTGATTCAACTGTTCACATGTTCTTTGGCAGCATATGCGTTTTCAAAAATCGAATTTCCAGGAAGAGATAAGATTTTTTTAGGATATCTATCAACGATGATGATACCTTATCAAGTAATTATGATACCTCAGTTTATGATTATTAGAAATCTAGGACTTGTGGATACGCATCTTGCACTTATATTAACAGCAGCATTTAATCCGTTTGGGGTCTTTTTGTTCCGACAATTTTTTATGGGAATACCGGAAGAACTGTCAGAAGCAGCTCGAATCGATGGATGTAGTGAATTTAGAATATATGCTCAAGTTATTTTACCATTAGGTAAAGCAGCGGCAGCAAGCTTAACAATTTTTACGTTTGTCGATCGATGGAATGACTTTTTAGGTCCACTTATCTATATTAATAGTGACCGCATGAAGACATTGCAATTAGGTATGCGTAATCTACAGACAGAACTAAGTTCTTCATATGCTTTGCTTATGGCAGCAGCCGTTTGTGCGAGTATTCCAACGATTATTGTTTATCTATTAGCTCAAGATTTCTTTGTAGAAGGAATTGCTGCTACAGGAGTTAAAGGGTAA
- a CDS encoding sugar ABC transporter permease, whose amino-acid sequence MKKRKKRMNLKVRNAIKGYLFLVPNIIGFAIFTFIPIVASFVLSFTSWDGFGELEFIGIDNFVKLFSDDIFRVSMWNTLVFTLVSVPVTLIIALAVAILLNKGIKGIKIVRAAFFLPYITAAIAVAVVWQLLYHPTLGPINQFLMTIGVDNPPKWLSATSTAMASVIIMYIWKMIGYYMIIFLAGLQGVPKQLYEAAQIDGANAWEKFTNVTLPMLSPVVFFTLIIALINSFKVFTEIYALTGGGPGHSTNVLVYNIYVEAFQKYNLGYASAMSYVLAIIIVTITIIQFRGQKKWVNY is encoded by the coding sequence GTGAAAAAGAGAAAAAAAAGAATGAACTTAAAAGTTAGAAATGCCATTAAAGGATATCTGTTTTTGGTCCCCAATATCATCGGATTTGCAATATTCACATTTATTCCGATTGTGGCGTCATTTGTATTAAGTTTTACAAGTTGGGATGGCTTTGGTGAACTAGAGTTTATCGGCATTGATAATTTTGTCAAACTATTTTCAGATGATATTTTTAGAGTGTCGATGTGGAATACATTGGTATTTACATTGGTATCTGTTCCGGTGACCTTAATTATTGCACTTGCAGTAGCTATACTATTAAACAAAGGAATCAAAGGCATAAAGATTGTAAGAGCGGCTTTTTTCCTACCATACATAACAGCAGCTATCGCAGTAGCGGTCGTATGGCAACTGCTCTATCATCCAACACTTGGTCCGATTAATCAGTTTTTGATGACTATTGGTGTGGATAATCCGCCAAAATGGTTGTCAGCAACAAGCACAGCCATGGCTTCAGTGATTATTATGTATATCTGGAAGATGATTGGATACTATATGATTATATTTTTAGCTGGACTACAGGGCGTTCCTAAGCAACTGTATGAAGCGGCACAAATTGATGGCGCAAATGCATGGGAGAAGTTTACGAATGTAACCTTGCCGATGCTCTCACCCGTCGTGTTTTTTACATTGATTATTGCCTTGATTAATTCATTTAAAGTCTTTACAGAAATCTATGCGCTAACTGGAGGCGGACCGGGACATTCGACTAATGTTTTGGTATATAACATTTATGTGGAAGCTTTCCAAAAATATAATCTTGGATATGCATCAGCAATGTCCTATGTACTTGCAATTATTATTGTAACAATCACAATCATTCAATTTAGAGGACAAAAGAAATGGGTAAATTACTAA
- a CDS encoding sugar ABC transporter substrate-binding protein, whose protein sequence is MKKFLASLMILVVSMGLLAGCGSEEKKPEATDSTESTQTTDESNATTESEQEPVTINVTMWTDEKEELTAIKAAFEEENPNIKVELMEFPSEEYKDKLTIQLAGGADIDVITHKNTAEYADLASKGQLLNLEPLVKQDNVDVAPYGPLYDGLKVEGELFGVPYRKTVTVLYYNKDLFDAAGVGYPSEDMTWDAFRELAKTMTTDTVAGAYIHTWPQLWYGVGLQKGASIIDEDLTPFMEALQFRMDLEADGSIMSFANAKATSAHYKTEFAKGQTAMNIIGDFHVAQLRDLEAEGEVTFDWDVVPMPHPEGVEPNTTYGTANPISVAINSEKQEAAWEFVKYVSGEQGAKIYAEHGNLPAYSNDEIQNIFVGDGSQRPENIEIFTEAKVYLENPSIPGVGIIKDEIYGREAELTFVGERSVEETFEVIKERIQEELNK, encoded by the coding sequence ATGAAAAAGTTTTTAGCAAGTTTAATGATTTTGGTAGTCAGCATGGGACTACTTGCTGGATGTGGTTCAGAGGAGAAAAAACCTGAAGCGACAGATTCAACAGAATCAACACAGACAACAGATGAATCCAATGCAACAACAGAAAGTGAACAAGAACCTGTAACTATTAATGTGACGATGTGGACTGATGAAAAAGAAGAATTAACAGCAATTAAAGCAGCTTTTGAGGAAGAAAATCCAAACATTAAAGTGGAATTAATGGAATTTCCATCAGAAGAGTACAAAGACAAATTGACAATTCAATTAGCTGGTGGAGCAGATATTGATGTAATTACACACAAAAATACAGCAGAGTATGCAGACCTTGCAAGTAAAGGGCAGTTGTTAAACCTTGAGCCACTTGTAAAACAAGACAATGTAGATGTAGCACCTTATGGACCACTTTATGATGGACTTAAAGTTGAAGGCGAATTATTTGGAGTTCCATACAGAAAAACTGTAACGGTATTATATTACAACAAGGACTTGTTTGATGCAGCTGGAGTCGGCTATCCAAGTGAAGATATGACATGGGATGCATTTAGAGAATTAGCTAAGACAATGACAACAGATACGGTTGCAGGTGCATATATCCATACATGGCCACAACTTTGGTATGGTGTAGGACTTCAAAAAGGTGCAAGCATTATCGACGAAGACTTAACACCATTTATGGAAGCTCTTCAATTTAGAATGGATCTTGAAGCGGATGGTTCCATTATGTCTTTTGCCAATGCGAAAGCGACAAGTGCACACTATAAAACAGAATTTGCTAAAGGTCAAACAGCAATGAATATCATTGGTGACTTCCATGTAGCACAATTAAGAGACTTAGAAGCAGAAGGTGAAGTAACATTTGATTGGGATGTCGTTCCTATGCCTCACCCAGAAGGTGTAGAGCCAAATACAACTTATGGAACAGCTAATCCAATCAGTGTAGCTATCAATAGCGAAAAGCAAGAAGCCGCTTGGGAATTTGTTAAGTATGTATCGGGTGAACAAGGTGCCAAGATATATGCTGAACATGGAAACCTTCCAGCGTATTCAAATGATGAAATTCAAAATATTTTTGTAGGTGACGGAAGTCAACGTCCTGAAAATATCGAAATTTTTACAGAAGCAAAAGTTTATCTTGAAAACCCAAGTATTCCTGGTGTTGGAATTATTAAAGATGAAATCTATGGACGTGAAGCAGAACTTACTTTCGTAGGGGAACGAAGTGTTGAAGAAACATTTGAAGTCATCAAAGAAAGAATTCAAGAAGAATTAAATAAGTAA
- a CDS encoding DNRLRE domain-containing protein, with the protein MKQLKKHLALFLVVMLSFQSIGMYAQEETLSEPVLLEQEEQDKEEIFVKAVQAQVTTSSAIDLESGGSIRANALYGTTVRGGRHADTPAATGSSTIPREAIQAKWSADESYSRRGYMEFDMPTDVDWEQVTGIKLTMYLHEHFGSGKQDIMQIYKTSKPSISEENWTWNNTPTLNTSDIIGEQEFFAEDEGQWVEIDITSLKDELVENPGLQFALAIYPKTLNDQAGIQFFSQYKDGGIYTPYLNIYQGEYKDELAPTLKVTDLYDGLKAIKKELTFDIHVADNYDDNPSINVVVNNVVQEAVNGTNTIILDSGNNVIEISAQDMSGNISETLTYHVEYSQSMLYPVVADTYVEKHNPDKIGNNDSRGLLLKKPATGNMERRTYLAFDVSANEEPYVKEANIQLYARELMGTDRTTEVINIYEVPEFDEYELTWNTAPAVGEKAGTVSYQRTGHATVMNLDIAPFINQKLASGAKLDKLYFALEVKDGHDQKGAFLASRETDIDNAAKLVFVEGLPAPTLEVSGIEQGSVHTHETLYDVLIKAKSVNDTVSVNLKVDVNGVEIRTKGDHLYDIPLMIGENTVRITATDQEENVVEKEFKLTRLESQISGTYYVDSFNGDDDADGLSEESAWKSLDKLNAIQFQPGTQILFKRGGVWNGQFKPKGSGTADAPIIVDAYGENPSRPIINGNGISNLETANVTAEGAIHLYNVSYWEVNGLEVTNQGADIVGADRVGIMVYAGGNGYVEHIYINDVYVHDVNTDCDGDKLTGGIIFLGDTRDEKGNATDIPSGFKDIRVEDSHIKNVAIEGLRTKTYRNGSNTGSIKNYDVVFRNNLIEDIHGDGIVLAEIASGGLAEKNIVRRHSTCPKSRNYAGLWLYQTDGVIIQYNEVYDGVHGYNDGEAFDFDIGTKNNIYQYNYSHNNKGGFLLTMTSAGVGNIFRYNISQNDGNGNEIFFCMNDRVKIYNNTIYVGEHITLPYFIQEDNIANMFFKNNLVHVDGTIEKFSEMSGNYEAANMSHNIMYPQSLLELEGSPNPYVGLNTQDPMLVSPEVESITMDTWIQSIWDANIANFKLQDNSPAIDGGIIIEDSGTQDIYGTNLYVGEKADIGAHEFSRTPVVAVDSIVLSDETLALQENTNHQLKATILPENATNKAMTWSSSDEEVATVGTDGLVHALREGQVTITVTAVADTTIQSSCQITVEKETGEGDGAGSNTGNSSHSNTNKSKTVEQTWKNLDVRHRNNIQRQFVEVFSYTVLEDALTLEKLEEATLGQFTRKQLIEIQKKPSLLKELGIPIEVLKLQKEEAKEFIDMPKEHWAHDAISTLSEKGIVKGYSLELFNPDQPLKAEDTMTFLDRVFLIHDIGGVKNALAKETLERYIHDQEHWAYYPMMSMGARLSETTLQALVQLEGQPISRALLAQVLFEATGEQLPQKETPMMYTDIEQSAYKEAIGYCVATGLLQGTADDKMSPNKELTRAEMAMVLQRLDTLVSLFESK; encoded by the coding sequence ATGAAGCAGTTAAAAAAACATCTTGCTTTATTTTTAGTGGTAATGCTAAGCTTCCAAAGTATTGGAATGTATGCACAAGAGGAAACATTATCTGAGCCGGTGTTACTAGAACAAGAGGAGCAAGACAAGGAAGAAATCTTTGTCAAAGCGGTACAGGCTCAAGTAACAACTTCTTCAGCAATTGACCTTGAAAGTGGAGGGTCGATTCGCGCTAATGCGCTTTATGGGACGACCGTTCGAGGAGGAAGACATGCAGATACTCCGGCGGCAACAGGTTCATCTACCATTCCAAGAGAAGCTATTCAAGCAAAGTGGTCGGCAGATGAAAGTTATTCTAGAAGAGGATATATGGAGTTTGACATGCCGACAGATGTTGATTGGGAGCAGGTAACAGGAATAAAGCTCACGATGTATTTGCATGAACACTTTGGAAGTGGTAAGCAAGATATAATGCAAATCTACAAAACAAGTAAGCCTAGCATTAGTGAGGAAAACTGGACATGGAACAATACACCGACATTAAATACCAGTGATATTATTGGAGAACAAGAATTTTTTGCAGAGGATGAAGGACAATGGGTAGAGATAGATATCACATCACTAAAAGATGAACTCGTTGAAAATCCTGGCCTGCAGTTTGCACTAGCTATATACCCCAAAACATTAAATGATCAAGCGGGTATCCAGTTCTTTTCACAATATAAAGATGGAGGCATCTATACGCCCTATCTAAATATATATCAGGGTGAATATAAGGACGAATTAGCACCAACACTTAAAGTGACAGATTTATATGACGGACTCAAAGCGATTAAAAAAGAATTGACTTTTGACATACACGTAGCAGACAATTATGATGACAACCCAAGCATTAATGTAGTGGTTAATAATGTAGTGCAAGAGGCTGTCAATGGGACGAATACCATTATTCTAGATAGTGGAAATAATGTCATTGAGATTAGTGCACAAGATATGTCAGGTAATATAAGCGAAACCTTGACCTATCATGTTGAATATTCTCAATCAATGCTATACCCAGTTGTAGCAGATACATATGTTGAAAAACATAATCCGGATAAAATCGGCAATAACGATTCCCGTGGATTATTATTAAAAAAGCCTGCCACAGGCAATATGGAACGACGAACATATCTTGCATTTGATGTATCAGCCAATGAAGAACCTTATGTTAAAGAAGCCAACATTCAACTTTATGCGCGTGAACTTATGGGAACAGACAGAACAACAGAAGTGATTAATATCTATGAGGTGCCGGAGTTTGATGAGTATGAATTAACTTGGAATACGGCACCTGCAGTTGGAGAAAAAGCAGGAACGGTAAGCTATCAAAGGACAGGGCATGCAACGGTTATGAATTTAGATATTGCCCCATTTATTAATCAAAAACTGGCATCAGGAGCAAAGCTTGACAAGCTTTATTTTGCCCTAGAAGTAAAAGACGGACATGATCAAAAAGGAGCGTTTTTAGCAAGTAGAGAAACGGACATAGACAATGCAGCTAAATTAGTCTTTGTTGAGGGCTTGCCGGCACCTACATTAGAAGTATCAGGAATCGAACAAGGTTCAGTCCATACACATGAGACGCTTTATGATGTGTTGATCAAGGCAAAAAGCGTTAATGACACGGTGTCGGTTAATCTTAAAGTGGATGTCAACGGTGTGGAGATTCGCACAAAAGGTGATCATCTATATGATATTCCACTGATGATAGGAGAAAATACAGTTCGCATCACTGCAACTGACCAAGAAGAAAATGTTGTTGAAAAAGAATTTAAGCTAACAAGACTTGAAAGCCAAATATCAGGGACGTATTATGTAGATAGCTTCAATGGAGATGATGACGCAGATGGCTTAAGTGAAGAGAGCGCATGGAAATCATTAGATAAGTTAAATGCTATTCAATTTCAACCAGGAACTCAAATTCTATTTAAACGTGGAGGCGTTTGGAATGGACAGTTTAAACCGAAAGGTTCAGGTACAGCGGACGCACCAATCATTGTTGATGCATATGGGGAAAATCCAAGCAGACCTATTATTAACGGTAATGGTATCTCCAACCTAGAAACAGCTAATGTGACAGCAGAAGGTGCGATACATTTATACAATGTATCTTACTGGGAGGTTAACGGTTTAGAAGTGACAAACCAAGGCGCTGATATAGTCGGCGCAGATCGTGTCGGAATCATGGTGTATGCAGGTGGTAACGGCTATGTAGAGCACATTTACATCAATGATGTCTATGTTCATGATGTAAATACAGACTGTGATGGAGATAAATTAACCGGTGGTATTATCTTTTTAGGGGATACACGGGATGAGAAAGGAAATGCAACAGACATTCCATCAGGATTTAAAGATATACGCGTAGAAGACTCACATATAAAAAATGTAGCTATTGAAGGGCTTCGTACAAAGACATACAGAAATGGAAGCAATACAGGGAGCATAAAAAACTACGATGTTGTCTTTAGAAACAATCTCATAGAAGACATTCATGGAGATGGTATTGTCCTTGCAGAGATTGCATCAGGGGGACTTGCAGAAAAAAATATTGTTCGAAGACACAGTACGTGTCCAAAATCAAGAAATTATGCCGGCTTGTGGTTATACCAGACCGATGGAGTTATTATACAATATAACGAGGTGTATGATGGGGTTCATGGATATAATGATGGCGAAGCATTTGACTTTGATATTGGAACCAAAAATAATATATATCAGTATAATTACAGCCATAATAACAAAGGCGGATTTTTGTTGACAATGACAAGTGCAGGTGTTGGCAATATCTTTAGATATAATATTAGCCAAAATGATGGAAATGGAAATGAAATCTTTTTCTGTATGAATGACCGTGTTAAAATTTACAACAATACGATTTATGTAGGTGAACATATTACACTTCCTTATTTTATTCAAGAAGATAATATCGCAAATATGTTCTTCAAAAATAACCTCGTCCATGTAGACGGTACAATTGAAAAGTTTTCAGAAATGTCAGGAAATTATGAAGCAGCAAATATGTCCCACAATATCATGTATCCGCAATCACTTCTAGAACTTGAGGGAAGTCCAAACCCATATGTTGGCCTTAATACTCAAGATCCAATGCTTGTGAGCCCTGAGGTTGAGAGCATCACGATGGATACTTGGATACAAAGTATTTGGGATGCAAATATTGCCAACTTTAAGCTTCAAGATAATTCTCCGGCAATTGATGGTGGAATCATTATTGAAGATTCAGGTACACAGGATATATATGGAACAAACCTATATGTAGGAGAAAAAGCAGATATAGGTGCCCATGAATTTTCTAGGACCCCCGTGGTAGCCGTAGATAGCATCGTATTATCTGATGAAACGTTAGCGCTTCAAGAAAACACGAACCATCAATTAAAGGCGACCATATTACCGGAAAATGCAACAAATAAAGCTATGACATGGTCAAGCAGTGATGAAGAAGTGGCAACGGTGGGAACAGATGGACTTGTGCACGCACTGCGTGAGGGTCAGGTCACCATAACTGTCACAGCTGTTGCAGATACTACAATACAATCGAGCTGTCAAATCACTGTTGAAAAAGAAACGGGCGAAGGCGATGGAGCGGGAAGCAATACAGGTAATTCGAGTCATTCCAATACGAACAAAAGTAAAACGGTAGAACAGACGTGGAAAAACCTTGATGTACGCCATCGCAACAACATACAACGACAATTTGTTGAAGTGTTTTCCTATACGGTTTTAGAAGATGCACTTACGCTTGAGAAGTTAGAAGAAGCAACATTGGGTCAATTCACAAGAAAACAATTAATTGAAATACAAAAAAAGCCAAGTCTCTTAAAAGAGCTGGGAATTCCCATTGAAGTGCTTAAGCTTCAAAAAGAAGAAGCCAAAGAATTTATTGATATGCCAAAAGAACATTGGGCGCACGATGCTATTAGCACCCTTTCAGAAAAAGGGATTGTAAAAGGCTATAGTCTTGAATTATTTAATCCAGACCAACCTTTAAAAGCTGAAGATACGATGACGTTTTTAGACCGGGTATTTCTCATTCATGATATAGGTGGCGTGAAAAATGCACTGGCAAAGGAGACGCTTGAGCGTTATATCCATGATCAAGAGCATTGGGCTTATTATCCAATGATGTCTATGGGCGCACGACTTTCAGAGACAACGCTTCAAGCGCTAGTGCAATTGGAGGGACAGCCGATTTCAAGAGCCTTATTAGCACAAGTATTATTCGAAGCAACAGGTGAACAACTTCCACAGAAAGAAACGCCTATGATGTATACCGATATAGAACAATCCGCGTATAAAGAAGCCATTGGATATTGTGTGGCGACAGGATTGCTGCAAGGCACTGCAGATGATAAAATGAGTCCGAATAAAGAACTCACAAGAGCTGAAATGGCAATGGTTTTACAACGCCTTGATACATTAGTTTCTCTTTTTGAGTCAAAGTAA
- a CDS encoding sodium-dependent transporter, translating to MDIQQEQKSGGFRSRWGFILASVGSAVGMANVWGFPNKLGSNGGGAFLLLYLLFIFIFSYVGLPAEFAIGRRAKTGTLGSYENAWSTRNKKAGKAGGILGWLPLAGSMCIAIGYAVILSYVLKALFNSLTGTLMTVNTATWFESFSLTTYSVIPYHIIVVVITLLTLFLGAKSIEKTNKFMMPLFFIIFLILAIRVAMLPNVMEGYAFMLIPRWEALKNPMVWIAAMGQAFFSLSITGSGMIVYGAYLGEEEDVVSISRKTAIFDTIAALIAALVIIPACFSYQLDVGAGPGLLFVTLPTILQDIPMGRLFAIILYVAMIFAGISSLQNMFEAVGESLLHKYPKLSRKVVLLLMCLVCLGIGVNMEAIFQWGPWMDLISIYIIPIGATLGAISWFWIMKKDDLLFEINKGTTNPQGNTWYYIGRYIYVPFAIILCCVALFMKVAF from the coding sequence ATGGACATTCAACAAGAACAAAAATCAGGAGGGTTTCGCAGTCGCTGGGGATTTATATTAGCCTCTGTTGGTTCGGCTGTCGGGATGGCAAATGTGTGGGGATTCCCCAATAAACTAGGAAGTAATGGCGGTGGCGCTTTTTTATTATTATATCTTTTGTTTATTTTTATTTTTAGTTATGTAGGTCTTCCTGCAGAATTTGCTATCGGGCGACGTGCTAAGACAGGTACTTTGGGTTCCTATGAAAATGCATGGAGCACACGAAATAAAAAAGCAGGAAAAGCAGGTGGAATTCTTGGGTGGTTGCCGCTAGCAGGTTCTATGTGTATTGCCATTGGGTATGCTGTTATTTTATCCTATGTATTAAAGGCATTATTTAACTCTTTAACCGGAACGCTAATGACTGTAAATACAGCAACATGGTTTGAGTCATTTTCACTCACAACTTACTCTGTCATTCCATATCACATCATTGTTGTCGTTATCACCCTACTTACACTTTTTTTAGGTGCAAAAAGTATTGAAAAAACGAATAAATTTATGATGCCATTATTTTTTATTATCTTTTTGATTTTAGCAATTCGTGTTGCCATGCTCCCTAATGTTATGGAAGGCTATGCTTTTATGCTTATTCCACGCTGGGAAGCACTTAAAAATCCAATGGTTTGGATTGCGGCCATGGGACAGGCTTTCTTTTCCTTATCGATTACAGGAAGTGGTATGATTGTATATGGTGCATATTTAGGTGAGGAAGAAGATGTGGTCTCTATCTCTCGAAAAACAGCTATTTTTGATACTATCGCAGCACTTATAGCCGCTTTAGTTATTATCCCGGCATGTTTTTCTTATCAACTTGATGTAGGCGCAGGACCCGGACTACTTTTTGTAACGCTACCGACAATTTTACAAGATATTCCTATGGGACGTCTTTTTGCTATTATTTTATATGTTGCAATGATTTTTGCTGGAATCAGTTCGCTACAGAATATGTTTGAAGCTGTCGGCGAATCGCTACTTCATAAATATCCAAAACTTAGCCGTAAGGTCGTTCTTTTATTGATGTGTTTGGTCTGCCTAGGTATTGGTGTAAATATGGAAGCTATCTTCCAATGGGGTCCTTGGATGGATCTTATCTCAATATACATTATCCCTATTGGAGCAACATTAGGTGCTATCTCATGGTTTTGGATAATGAAGAAGGACGATCTACTTTTTGAAATTAACAAAGGGACTACTAACCCTCAAGGAAATACTTGGTATTATATCGGCCGATATATCTATGTTCCTTTTGCGATTATTCTCTGTTGTGTTGCACTATTTATGAAAGTAGCCTTTTAG
- a CDS encoding 3-keto-5-aminohexanoate cleavage protein: protein MKRKVIISVAPVKAGDAIDSGSLAKDIEQCVKEGASMCHLHSRLPEGELSEDTTYLVECFEKIREKTDVVIQVSTGGISNMTIEQRCKPLEYDKAETASLNGGSTNLGEAIYNNCFADIRYCANMSYKRGIIPEVEVFDIGMIHNIERLKKEEHTNFKEPIMYNLVFGHQGGMQATVQSLYAFQSFVPQDAIWGVTHYGRQDWSFLATALAMGASLVRIGFEDSRYMDDRTTAKYNYALVQKLVEIIHVLGLEVASVKEARSLMGI, encoded by the coding sequence ATGAAAAGAAAAGTCATTATTTCAGTGGCCCCGGTTAAGGCGGGGGATGCTATTGATTCTGGTTCGCTAGCCAAAGACATAGAACAATGTGTAAAAGAGGGCGCGTCTATGTGTCACCTACACTCGCGCTTGCCAGAAGGTGAATTATCAGAAGACACAACATACCTTGTAGAGTGCTTCGAAAAAATTCGAGAAAAAACAGATGTTGTCATTCAAGTATCTACCGGAGGCATATCCAACATGACGATTGAACAAAGATGTAAGCCTCTTGAATATGATAAAGCAGAGACAGCATCCCTTAATGGAGGATCGACCAATCTAGGTGAAGCTATCTATAACAATTGTTTTGCAGATATACGTTATTGTGCGAATATGTCCTACAAACGAGGGATTATTCCGGAAGTGGAAGTCTTTGATATTGGAATGATTCATAATATTGAAAGGTTAAAAAAAGAAGAACACACCAACTTTAAGGAACCGATTATGTATAATCTAGTCTTTGGGCATCAAGGAGGCATGCAAGCAACAGTTCAAAGCTTGTATGCATTTCAATCTTTTGTACCTCAAGATGCCATCTGGGGTGTAACACATTATGGTAGACAAGATTGGAGTTTTCTTGCAACGGCACTAGCGATGGGAGCTTCTTTGGTAAGAATTGGATTTGAAGACAGTCGTTATATGGATGATAGAACAACAGCAAAATATAACTATGCATTAGTTCAAAAGCTTGTCGAAATCATACATGTTCTTGGTCTAGAGGTAGCATCAGTAAAAGAGGCAAGAAGTCTCATGGGCATATAA